A single window of Syntrophus aciditrophicus SB DNA harbors:
- a CDS encoding ORF6N domain-containing protein, producing the protein MSNKHSIAPEHPSHPSFDSLNELCRPLFGGNAFGDPREEQAVHLLPGREPFMLDRQVAAVYGVPTRRLMEQVRRNAQHFDSDMLFQLTAEELKSLRSQNATAPVNQYLPYGFTQIGANHVAFFLKSEQALERSKKISRYFVAFENLLRSAKGRSELGKLARSQPETAPQTGAVPDGKTLMDTDRVIEMYELIIAMQKEKIEHLKSGAGSRKAVSLEEVRRILKLAAAGYGYADIAKAVGRKKETVETVLRRERQRQASLKKEAHQ; encoded by the coding sequence ATGAGCAACAAGCACAGCATCGCCCCCGAGCACCCCAGCCATCCGTCTTTTGATTCCCTCAACGAACTCTGCCGTCCCCTCTTCGGCGGCAACGCCTTCGGCGATCCGCGGGAGGAGCAGGCCGTCCATCTCCTGCCTGGCCGGGAACCCTTCATGCTGGACCGGCAGGTCGCCGCCGTCTACGGCGTTCCGACAAGGCGGTTGATGGAGCAGGTCCGGCGGAACGCCCAGCACTTCGATTCCGACATGCTCTTCCAGCTCACCGCGGAAGAGCTGAAAAGCCTCCGGTCGCAAAATGCGACCGCCCCCGTCAACCAGTATCTGCCCTACGGCTTCACCCAAATCGGGGCGAACCATGTGGCCTTCTTCCTCAAGTCCGAACAGGCCCTGGAGCGTTCCAAGAAAATCAGCCGGTACTTCGTCGCCTTCGAGAACCTCCTGCGCTCCGCAAAAGGACGGTCGGAGCTGGGGAAACTGGCCCGGTCGCAACCGGAGACCGCCCCGCAAACCGGCGCCGTTCCTGACGGCAAGACGCTGATGGACACGGACCGGGTGATCGAAATGTATGAGCTCATCATTGCCATGCAGAAGGAGAAGATCGAGCATCTGAAGTCGGGGGCCGGTTCCCGCAAGGCGGTCAGCCTGGAAGAGGTGCGGCGCATCCTGAAGCTGGCTGCCGCCGGTTACGGTTACGCGGACATCGCCAAGGCTGTGGGCCGGAAGAAAGAGACCGTGGAGACCGTACTGCGTCGGGAAAGGCAGCGTCAGGCGTCCCTGAAGAAGGAGGCCCATCAATGA
- a CDS encoding DUF3310 domain-containing protein yields MSEGLITWESVKKKGSEHYKSKGGVEPIDLYRSLGILDSFALGSIIKYASRQARKGLNSDDCLKIKHYADILISSLSVKEPKP; encoded by the coding sequence ATGTCGGAAGGGCTAATCACCTGGGAATCAGTCAAGAAGAAAGGTTCGGAGCATTACAAGAGCAAGGGAGGCGTCGAGCCCATCGATCTGTACCGCTCCCTGGGCATCCTGGACAGCTTTGCCCTGGGCAGCATCATCAAGTATGCCTCCCGGCAGGCAAGAAAGGGGCTGAATTCGGACGACTGCCTGAAGATCAAGCATTATGCGGACATCCTGATCTCATCCCTGTCGGTGAAGGAGCCCAAGCCATGA
- a CDS encoding M15 family metallopeptidase — protein sequence MSRLISDCLPELQEKAEAFSVAMVNAGIPFMYTCTRRTQEEQDALYAQGRTKPGKIVTWTRKSKHIDGKAFDIAILRDFKPCWDVKVDVNENEIPDYEEAGRIGESVGLRWGGRFRNSKGKPRPDYPHFEIA from the coding sequence ATGAGCCGCCTGATTTCCGACTGCCTTCCCGAACTCCAGGAGAAGGCGGAAGCCTTTTCCGTGGCGATGGTCAACGCGGGGATCCCTTTCATGTACACCTGCACCAGGCGGACACAGGAAGAGCAGGACGCCCTCTATGCCCAGGGGCGGACGAAGCCGGGAAAGATAGTCACCTGGACGCGCAAGTCCAAGCATATCGACGGCAAGGCCTTCGACATCGCCATCCTCAGGGATTTCAAGCCCTGCTGGGATGTGAAGGTCGACGTGAACGAAAACGAGATTCCCGATTACGAGGAAGCGGGCCGGATCGGCGAATCCGTGGGTCTGCGCTGGGGCGGGAGATTCAGGAACAGCAAGGGGAAGCCGCGCCCGGATTATCCCCACTTCGAGATCGCTTAG
- a CDS encoding DUF1353 domain-containing protein, protein MTKILGPLLTDNIDDTKYVRLIAPFRFVSDVLYREGLANDVTMPAGFVMDFESVPLIRGTSKRAGAAHDYLCRSDSDPVVSKAVAAQVYLEIMAYRDGLLEDGLLGKLDRWWRRRLKYAVVRVAPGYFHKHKVSATYEELAGLI, encoded by the coding sequence ATGACGAAAATCCTGGGTCCGCTGCTGACAGACAATATTGACGATACGAAATACGTCCGTCTCATCGCTCCTTTCCGCTTTGTCTCGGACGTTCTTTACAGGGAGGGCCTGGCCAATGATGTCACGATGCCGGCGGGTTTTGTCATGGATTTCGAGAGCGTTCCGCTCATCCGGGGAACGAGCAAAAGAGCGGGGGCGGCCCACGATTACCTCTGTCGATCTGATTCGGATCCGGTGGTGAGCAAGGCCGTCGCTGCGCAGGTTTATCTGGAGATCATGGCGTATCGGGACGGCCTCCTGGAAGACGGACTGCTGGGAAAACTCGACCGCTGGTGGCGCCGCCGGCTGAAATATGCCGTAGTCCGCGTGGCTCCCGGCTATTTCCACAAGCATAAGGTGTCGGCCACCTACGAAGAACTGGCAGGGCTGATCTGA
- a CDS encoding TraR/DksA C4-type zinc finger protein, translating into MDEIDHAQQHEAMHREIALREHFRRRDNYSERGRNPGLHPKGAGPGERRICRDCGEEIQPARLAAMPFAVRCIECQGIKERRERHG; encoded by the coding sequence ATGGATGAAATCGATCACGCCCAGCAGCACGAAGCCATGCACCGGGAGATCGCCCTGCGGGAGCACTTCCGGAGAAGAGACAATTATTCAGAGAGAGGCCGGAACCCCGGCCTGCATCCGAAAGGAGCGGGACCGGGGGAAAGGCGAATCTGCCGGGACTGCGGCGAGGAAATTCAACCCGCCCGGCTGGCCGCCATGCCCTTCGCCGTGCGGTGCATCGAATGCCAGGGGATAAAGGAACGGAGGGAGCGTCATGGGTGA
- a CDS encoding DUF3486 family protein, translated as MPRRSKILDLPPDVKAELDRRLITGGFCDYEGLSAWLQEQGYDISRSGVHRYGQGFEGRLASIRIATEQARAVSEAVGDSEGHMNNALITLVQEKAFDVLVNLQTEDPQAFAKIFPKLGVMVAKLSKASVDQKKWMAESRRKALEDAADAAEKTAKQEGVSPATIEKIRRDVLMMAG; from the coding sequence ATGCCGCGAAGATCGAAAATCCTCGACCTGCCCCCGGATGTAAAAGCCGAACTGGACCGCCGCCTGATTACGGGCGGTTTCTGCGACTACGAAGGGCTTTCCGCCTGGCTCCAGGAGCAGGGTTACGACATTTCCCGCTCGGGGGTTCACCGTTACGGCCAGGGGTTTGAGGGCCGTCTGGCATCCATCCGGATCGCCACCGAGCAGGCCCGCGCCGTTTCCGAAGCCGTGGGGGACAGCGAAGGCCACATGAACAACGCCCTGATCACCCTGGTGCAGGAAAAGGCCTTTGACGTCCTGGTCAATCTCCAGACGGAAGACCCGCAAGCCTTCGCGAAGATCTTCCCGAAGCTGGGCGTCATGGTGGCGAAACTGAGCAAGGCCAGCGTGGATCAGAAGAAATGGATGGCGGAGAGCCGGAGAAAGGCCTTGGAAGATGCCGCTGATGCCGCTGAGAAAACGGCGAAACAGGAAGGCGTTTCCCCGGCGACCATCGAGAAGATCCGGCGCGACGTCCTGATGATGGCGGGCTGA
- a CDS encoding terminase large subunit domain-containing protein, with amino-acid sequence MSKGNAKITPANPGGLFLPYQERWILDRSRLKLMEKARQIGLSWSTSYACVERTAEAGARHDQWVSSRDDLQARLFVEDCKMWGKVLQLAAEDLGERVIDEEKKISAYVLHFSSGKRIHSMSSNPDAQAGKRGGRVLDEFALHPDPRKLWSIAYPGITWGGSLEVISTHRGSANFFNGLVREVKEHGNPKNISLHRVTLEDALTDGFLYKLQQSLPADDEIQGMDEATYFDFVKSGCADEESFQQEYMCNPADDATAFLEYDLIAACEYGATENWRMSLDGRRPEGPLYAGLDIGRKKDLTVLWVLEKLGDVLYTREVIALRNMSKPDQEKVLWPWLARMNRACLDYTGLGIGWGDDAKKKIGEYRIETVTFTPHVKEALAYPVRGTMEDRRLRIPYDPRIRADLRSVTKETTAAGNIRFTAERSEDGHADRFWALALAISAAGTDIGGPVEYQAVSRRRFSTTSDQSPTGVYRQRGAY; translated from the coding sequence ATGAGCAAAGGCAACGCGAAGATCACGCCGGCCAACCCCGGCGGTCTTTTTCTCCCCTACCAGGAGCGGTGGATTCTCGACCGGTCCCGCCTGAAGCTGATGGAGAAGGCCCGGCAGATCGGCCTTTCCTGGAGCACGTCCTACGCCTGCGTGGAGCGCACCGCCGAAGCGGGCGCCCGTCATGATCAGTGGGTCTCCAGCCGCGACGACCTTCAGGCCCGACTCTTCGTGGAAGACTGCAAAATGTGGGGAAAGGTGCTTCAGCTCGCCGCCGAGGATCTGGGGGAACGGGTCATCGACGAGGAAAAGAAGATCTCCGCCTATGTCCTGCATTTTTCCTCCGGGAAGCGGATCCACTCCATGAGCTCCAACCCGGACGCCCAGGCCGGCAAACGCGGCGGCCGCGTCCTGGACGAGTTCGCCCTGCATCCCGATCCTCGCAAACTGTGGAGCATCGCCTATCCGGGCATCACCTGGGGCGGTTCCCTGGAGGTCATCTCCACCCACCGGGGGAGCGCGAATTTCTTCAACGGCCTGGTGCGCGAGGTCAAGGAACACGGCAACCCCAAGAACATCAGCCTGCACCGGGTCACCCTGGAAGACGCCCTGACCGACGGCTTCCTCTACAAGCTCCAGCAGTCCCTGCCTGCGGACGACGAGATTCAGGGGATGGACGAGGCAACCTATTTCGATTTCGTCAAGTCCGGCTGCGCCGACGAGGAATCCTTTCAGCAGGAATACATGTGCAACCCCGCGGACGACGCCACGGCCTTTCTGGAATACGACCTGATCGCCGCCTGCGAGTATGGAGCGACGGAAAACTGGCGGATGAGCCTGGACGGGCGAAGGCCGGAAGGCCCGCTGTACGCCGGACTGGACATCGGACGGAAGAAGGATCTGACGGTGCTGTGGGTCCTGGAGAAGCTCGGGGACGTCCTCTATACCCGCGAGGTCATCGCCCTGAGAAACATGAGCAAGCCCGACCAGGAAAAGGTGCTCTGGCCCTGGCTGGCCCGAATGAACCGGGCCTGTCTGGATTACACCGGCCTGGGCATCGGCTGGGGCGACGACGCGAAGAAGAAGATCGGCGAATACCGCATCGAAACCGTGACCTTCACCCCCCATGTCAAGGAGGCCCTGGCCTATCCCGTGCGGGGGACGATGGAGGACCGGAGGCTGCGGATTCCCTACGACCCCAGGATCCGGGCCGATCTGCGGTCCGTGACGAAGGAAACGACGGCTGCGGGAAACATCCGCTTCACGGCGGAACGCTCGGAAGACGGCCACGCCGACCGCTTCTGGGCCCTGGCCCTGGCGATTTCCGCGGCGGGTACTGACATCGGCGGCCCGGTGGAATATCAGGCCGTCTCCCGAAGACGGTTCTCGACAACATCTGATCAATCGCCGACGGGCGTCTATCGACAGCGAGGTGCTTACTGA
- a CDS encoding DUF935 domain-containing protein → MAILFDQFGREIQVEKRPETRQIAVTTIRDRWSNYPSQGLTPERLSAIFKEADGGDVARQAELFEEMEEKDTHLFSELQTRKNAVLGLDYDITPWSESAEDRKIRDFVADCLFSLEPLEESLLDLLDAVGKGYALSEILWGFDGSRAVIERLEWIHAKKAVFYERGADITARSFEVPRILTEAEPVYGEIMPPFKLVYHRYKARSGYDTRAGVLRVCGWMYLFKNYVLKDWVAFAEVFGMPLRLGKYDPLAGRDEKDALLAAVRSLGSDAAGIISKNTEIDFIESAKATGADNLYDALANFCDKQMSKAILGQTATTEGTPGRLGNDDVQDKVRHDLVVSDAEALCRTIRFQIIRPLVGWNFGWDKPLPWFKIFHEQPEDLKTTSEVYVNLSKIGFYPSAEHVAEKFKIPMPQKGETILMPPEKAEPPAPVANKTPGTRVIAAKDGATEAEKDAADLIADRLGRESLSLTDEFFLTPLKRLVEKAESLEELRDSILDLYSGMDPADLGGLMAQAMMIADMAGRYEVGDGN, encoded by the coding sequence ATGGCAATACTATTCGATCAATTCGGGCGGGAAATCCAGGTCGAAAAACGACCGGAAACCCGGCAGATCGCCGTGACGACGATCCGGGACCGGTGGAGCAATTATCCGTCGCAGGGGCTGACTCCCGAACGGCTGAGTGCGATCTTCAAGGAGGCCGACGGCGGGGATGTGGCCCGGCAGGCGGAACTCTTCGAGGAAATGGAAGAGAAGGACACACACCTGTTCTCGGAGCTGCAGACCCGGAAGAATGCCGTCCTGGGGCTGGACTACGACATCACGCCCTGGTCGGAATCCGCCGAAGACCGGAAGATCCGCGATTTTGTAGCCGACTGCCTGTTTTCCCTGGAACCCCTGGAGGAATCCCTGCTTGATTTGCTGGACGCCGTCGGCAAGGGCTATGCTCTGTCGGAGATCCTCTGGGGATTCGACGGCTCCCGTGCAGTGATTGAACGCCTGGAGTGGATTCACGCCAAGAAAGCGGTCTTCTACGAACGAGGCGCTGATATTACAGCCCGGAGCTTCGAGGTTCCCCGGATACTCACGGAAGCGGAGCCTGTTTACGGGGAGATTATGCCTCCCTTCAAGCTCGTCTATCATAGATACAAGGCCCGCTCAGGATATGATACCCGCGCGGGAGTGTTGCGGGTTTGCGGCTGGATGTACCTCTTCAAGAACTATGTATTGAAGGACTGGGTGGCCTTCGCCGAAGTCTTCGGCATGCCTCTGCGCCTGGGGAAATACGATCCGCTGGCAGGCAGGGACGAAAAGGACGCTCTGCTTGCCGCCGTCCGTTCCCTGGGTTCCGATGCAGCGGGGATCATTTCGAAGAATACGGAGATCGATTTTATTGAGTCCGCCAAGGCCACAGGGGCAGACAACCTCTACGATGCACTGGCGAATTTCTGCGATAAACAGATGTCCAAGGCCATTCTCGGCCAGACTGCGACGACGGAAGGCACCCCGGGCAGGCTGGGCAACGATGATGTCCAGGACAAGGTGCGCCATGACCTGGTGGTGTCCGACGCCGAAGCCCTGTGCAGGACGATCCGTTTTCAGATCATTCGCCCCCTGGTGGGGTGGAACTTCGGCTGGGACAAGCCCTTGCCGTGGTTCAAGATTTTCCATGAACAGCCGGAAGACCTCAAGACCACCTCCGAAGTTTACGTCAATTTGAGCAAGATCGGTTTTTACCCCTCTGCCGAGCATGTGGCGGAAAAGTTCAAGATCCCGATGCCTCAGAAAGGGGAAACGATCCTGATGCCGCCGGAAAAGGCGGAGCCTCCGGCACCCGTAGCGAACAAAACGCCGGGAACTCGGGTCATCGCCGCCAAGGATGGAGCGACGGAAGCGGAAAAGGACGCCGCCGACCTGATCGCCGACCGTCTTGGCCGGGAAAGTCTGTCCCTTACGGATGAATTCTTCCTGACGCCGCTCAAGCGGCTCGTGGAAAAGGCGGAAAGCCTGGAAGAGCTTCGGGACAGCATCCTGGATCTCTACAGCGGCATGGACCCGGCAGACCTCGGCGGCTTGATGGCGCAAGCCATGATGATCGCGGATATGGCGGGCCGGTATGAGGTCGGCGATGGCAATTGA
- a CDS encoding PBECR2 nuclease fold domain-containing protein, whose product MAIDPALSIVFKLPFQEQESFFKNKLNIPTARWDDLWKGQHARGFMIAGAMKADLLADFRTAVDKAISDGVTLRDFRKDFDRIVAKHGWSYNGSRNWRSEVIYSTNIRTSYAAGRWAQLTDPDMLKFYGYLVYRHGDSIHPRPLHRSWDGTTLPANDPWWDSHYVPNGWGCKCKVFAAGKDEWQAARKNGKGEAPPSPIDPKTGEPVGIDKGWGYNVGKAAFGKSWIQETGKFIELGPWRRAEYPFLPKKLTGERPPVELGERIRKGDVQALRTAVPEGIYRDKMGDSVSVTTAIADHIAGDEQRWDGREQYLPLIPDILENPQEIWVGFMQFVDSGRVYLRRRYVKAYDVGKGRVAGIVADTIKGQTIAFDVIRSENPSGGRLRSGRLIYPEPEER is encoded by the coding sequence ATGGCAATTGATCCAGCACTGTCAATAGTTTTTAAACTGCCTTTCCAGGAGCAGGAATCGTTCTTTAAAAACAAGCTGAACATCCCCACGGCCCGCTGGGACGATCTGTGGAAAGGCCAGCACGCCAGAGGATTCATGATCGCCGGGGCGATGAAGGCCGATCTTCTTGCGGATTTCCGGACCGCCGTGGACAAGGCGATCAGCGACGGCGTCACCCTTCGGGATTTCCGCAAGGACTTCGACCGGATCGTGGCGAAGCACGGCTGGAGCTACAACGGTTCCCGCAACTGGCGCAGCGAAGTGATCTACTCCACGAACATCCGGACGTCCTACGCCGCTGGACGCTGGGCGCAGCTTACCGATCCGGACATGCTGAAGTTCTACGGCTATCTGGTTTACCGCCACGGCGACAGCATCCATCCCCGCCCCCTGCATCGGTCCTGGGACGGCACGACGCTGCCGGCCAACGATCCCTGGTGGGATTCCCACTACGTCCCCAACGGCTGGGGATGCAAGTGCAAGGTCTTTGCCGCAGGAAAGGACGAATGGCAGGCCGCCCGCAAAAACGGCAAGGGCGAGGCCCCTCCTTCCCCCATCGACCCGAAGACGGGCGAGCCGGTGGGGATCGACAAGGGCTGGGGCTACAACGTCGGCAAGGCGGCTTTCGGCAAGAGTTGGATTCAGGAAACTGGAAAGTTCATCGAACTGGGACCCTGGCGCCGGGCGGAATACCCCTTCCTGCCGAAGAAGCTGACGGGAGAGCGACCGCCGGTGGAATTGGGAGAGCGGATCCGCAAAGGAGATGTGCAGGCCCTGCGCACCGCAGTTCCGGAAGGAATCTATCGGGACAAAATGGGGGATTCCGTGAGCGTTACAACAGCCATCGCCGATCATATTGCCGGTGACGAGCAGCGGTGGGACGGTCGGGAACAATACCTGCCGCTGATTCCGGACATCCTGGAGAATCCTCAGGAAATATGGGTGGGATTCATGCAGTTTGTGGACAGCGGCCGGGTATATCTCCGAAGACGGTACGTCAAGGCGTATGACGTCGGAAAAGGACGCGTGGCGGGGATCGTGGCGGATACAATTAAAGGACAGACAATCGCGTTTGACGTGATTCGAAGCGAAAATCCGAGCGGCGGCAGATTAAGATCCGGAAGGCTGATTTATCCGGAACCGGAAGAGAGATAG
- a CDS encoding phage virion morphogenesis protein, translated as MPDITIRIDDKPVLDALNRLSRKMGDLSPVLRVIGEELVKSTESRFNSQGPAPDGARWAALSPATLKRKKHSKILTESGHLRGSIRSQLMGTHAVAVGTNRVYGAIHQLGGTAGRGRKVRIPARPYLGISREDSGRIAGIVERYLEGKV; from the coding sequence ATGCCCGACATCACCATTCGAATCGACGACAAACCCGTCCTGGACGCCCTCAACCGGCTGTCCCGGAAAATGGGCGACCTTTCCCCGGTTCTCAGGGTGATCGGCGAGGAACTGGTGAAGTCCACGGAGTCGCGGTTCAACAGTCAGGGTCCTGCTCCCGACGGCGCCCGGTGGGCGGCGCTGTCCCCGGCCACCCTGAAACGGAAGAAGCATTCCAAGATTCTGACGGAATCGGGACACCTCCGGGGAAGCATCCGCTCTCAACTCATGGGGACGCATGCCGTGGCTGTGGGGACGAACAGGGTTTACGGGGCGATCCACCAGCTCGGCGGAACTGCAGGAAGGGGCCGCAAGGTTCGCATCCCCGCCCGGCCCTACCTGGGGATCAGCCGGGAGGACAGCGGGCGGATTGCGGGGATCGTGGAACGGTATCTGGAGGGCAAGGTTTAA
- a CDS encoding phage protease, whose product MGEKIRVLLKEMTGVPGEFQVLPAGRIDMKGYGSATLDEAGATEIIAEFARRGLDMVIDYEHQTLKDSQAPAAGWIKALTWKGSDGLWAVVDWTRQASNYLANREYRYFSPVVLIEEASGRIVAMLNVALTNMPRIDNLKPLVAKWNLTGDGEPASQNKAKEIVMIEKLRKLLGLADDAGEDKVLEAATLAVNTAKEAGGKGEVVACREVLEALGAKENADREEVIRIVASLKTPGDVAVQLSHQVAELTRKIAEMNQQDLIALSLKEGKTSPEELDKWGRDLALKNPDQFKLIVLSRPAGSVIPVEGLRVLKDSDPGKMDDAQKSINAMMGIDEDTFKKYNQ is encoded by the coding sequence ATGGGAGAGAAAATCCGGGTTCTTTTGAAGGAAATGACGGGAGTGCCCGGGGAATTCCAGGTACTGCCCGCGGGCAGGATCGACATGAAAGGTTACGGGTCGGCAACCCTGGACGAAGCCGGCGCGACGGAGATCATCGCCGAGTTCGCCAGACGCGGCCTGGATATGGTTATCGACTACGAGCACCAGACCTTGAAGGACAGCCAGGCCCCCGCGGCGGGATGGATCAAGGCGCTGACCTGGAAGGGCTCCGATGGACTCTGGGCGGTCGTGGACTGGACGCGGCAGGCGTCGAACTATCTGGCCAACAGGGAATACCGGTATTTTTCCCCGGTGGTGCTCATCGAGGAGGCGTCGGGACGGATTGTCGCCATGCTTAACGTGGCCCTGACCAACATGCCCCGGATCGACAACCTGAAGCCCCTGGTGGCGAAATGGAATTTAACCGGAGACGGGGAACCCGCCTCCCAAAACAAAGCGAAGGAGATTGTCATGATCGAAAAATTGAGGAAACTCCTCGGCCTGGCGGACGATGCCGGGGAAGACAAGGTTCTCGAAGCGGCGACCCTGGCCGTCAACACGGCGAAGGAGGCGGGCGGCAAGGGGGAAGTCGTCGCCTGCAGGGAAGTCCTGGAGGCCCTGGGAGCGAAAGAGAATGCAGACAGGGAAGAGGTGATCCGGATCGTCGCTTCCCTCAAGACCCCCGGTGACGTCGCCGTGCAGTTAAGCCACCAGGTGGCTGAGCTCACCCGGAAAATCGCCGAAATGAATCAACAGGATCTGATTGCCCTGTCCCTCAAGGAGGGGAAGACCTCTCCCGAAGAACTGGACAAGTGGGGGCGGGACCTGGCCCTGAAAAATCCGGATCAGTTCAAACTCATCGTCCTGTCCCGTCCCGCGGGAAGCGTCATCCCCGTGGAAGGGCTGCGCGTTCTGAAAGACTCCGATCCGGGGAAGATGGACGATGCCCAGAAGAGCATCAACGCGATGATGGG